Proteins found in one Gaiellales bacterium genomic segment:
- a CDS encoding alpha/beta hydrolase, translated as MSSGRRTVRHRTLLLASLAASTAAIFAGALAPAAMARTRPPVPRLRWHGCGGGFQCARVKVPLDYRHPTGRTISLALIRLPAAKRHHRIGTLFVNPGGPGDSGVDFLRLNSAAIPARVRDRFNVVGFDPRGVARSTPLQCFRDFGAELETYAGLPLFPVDHDQAVAIERANARLVAGCARRMPRLASHMTTGDVARDMNLLRRAVGDRRLTFVGYSYGSYLATVYANMFPNRVRAIVADGAINPHAWRGDGRAGGRVPVDVRLQSDTGTYAALNAFFAACDAHPEQCLFARGPSSARWKFHRLMLRLRAHPVTTDRDGTVDYPTAVNDVRIDLYNQCCWDDLSDYLQRLWTQSAQSAAAAPARPASSRPQQSLPRRDLADYPNALDAATAVTCSDGDNPTDPSVWERFAAARDRVAPYFGAFWTWLDEACATWRRPAPGRYDGRFDRVTSHPLLVIGNRRDPATRYADAVTLARTLARARLLTIDGTGHTSLGAWSSCARRAVRGYLLELRLPAPGTVCEPDRAPFS; from the coding sequence TTGTCGTCAGGGAGGCGAACCGTCCGGCACCGCACACTGCTCCTCGCGTCGCTCGCCGCATCCACGGCCGCGATCTTCGCGGGCGCGCTCGCACCGGCGGCGATGGCCCGCACGCGCCCGCCCGTGCCGCGGCTGCGCTGGCACGGATGCGGCGGGGGCTTCCAGTGCGCGCGGGTGAAGGTGCCGCTCGACTACCGCCACCCGACGGGCCGCACGATCTCGCTCGCGCTGATCCGGCTGCCCGCCGCGAAGCGACACCACCGGATCGGCACCCTCTTCGTCAACCCGGGCGGGCCGGGCGACTCCGGCGTGGACTTCCTGCGGCTGAACAGCGCCGCGATCCCCGCCAGGGTGCGAGACCGCTTCAACGTGGTTGGCTTCGACCCGCGCGGCGTGGCGCGCAGCACGCCGCTGCAGTGCTTCCGCGATTTCGGGGCGGAGCTCGAGACCTACGCCGGCCTGCCGCTGTTCCCCGTCGACCACGACCAGGCGGTGGCCATCGAGCGGGCCAACGCACGGCTCGTCGCGGGGTGCGCCCGGCGGATGCCGCGCCTCGCGTCGCACATGACGACCGGCGACGTGGCTCGCGACATGAACCTGCTGCGGCGCGCGGTGGGCGACCGGCGCCTGACCTTCGTGGGATACAGCTACGGCAGCTACCTGGCGACGGTGTACGCCAACATGTTCCCGAACCGCGTCCGCGCGATTGTCGCCGACGGCGCCATCAACCCGCATGCCTGGCGCGGCGACGGGCGCGCCGGAGGCCGCGTCCCCGTGGACGTGCGGCTCCAGAGCGACACGGGCACCTACGCCGCGCTGAACGCGTTCTTCGCGGCATGCGACGCCCACCCCGAGCAGTGCCTCTTCGCCCGCGGCCCCAGCTCCGCCCGGTGGAAGTTCCACCGGCTGATGCTGCGGCTGCGCGCACATCCCGTCACGACCGACCGCGACGGCACCGTCGATTACCCGACGGCGGTGAACGACGTGCGCATCGACCTGTACAACCAGTGCTGCTGGGACGATCTGTCCGACTACCTGCAGCGTCTCTGGACGCAGAGCGCGCAGTCGGCGGCCGCCGCCCCGGCCCGCCCTGCTTCGTCCCGGCCGCAGCAGTCGCTGCCGCGCCGTGATCTCGCCGACTACCCGAACGCGCTGGACGCGGCAACCGCCGTGACGTGCAGCGACGGCGACAACCCGACCGACCCCTCCGTCTGGGAGCGGTTCGCCGCGGCGCGCGACCGCGTCGCACCCTACTTCGGCGCCTTCTGGACGTGGCTCGACGAGGCGTGTGCGACCTGGCGGCGCCCGGCGCCCGGGCGGTACGACGGCCGGTTCGACCGCGTCACGTCGCATCCGCTGCTCGTCATCGGCAACCGGCGCGACCCGGCCACGCGCTACGCCGACGCGGTCACGCTCGCGCGCACGCTGGCCCGCGCCCGCCTGCTCACCATCGACGGCACGGGCCACACGTCGCTCGGCGCGTGGAGCAGCTGCGCGCGCAGGGCGGTCCGCGGGTACCTGCTCGAGCTGCGCCTCCCGGCACCCGGCACGGTCTGCGAGCCGGACCGGGCGCCGTTCAGCTGA
- a CDS encoding isocitrate lyase/phosphoenolpyruvate mutase family protein, translating to MAAADDRRERFRRLHEDGTFVMANAWDRGSARLLAASGFPALATTSAGFAWTLGAEDHRATRNQLVEHVAALAEATELPLSVDSERLFAGTPAAAAETVGLLAEAGAAGCSVEDFDPDAGAIVDAGAAVELVAAAAEAARRSGMVLTARAENLLHGIDDLDDTIGRLCAYRDAGADVVFAPGLRDAAQIAAVVEAVRCPVSVLVLPGVPPVSELTALGVRRVSTGGTLASRAYAAGLAAARSLLADGSYPPGDALSPADRAAFS from the coding sequence ATGGCTGCGGCCGACGACCGGCGCGAGCGGTTTCGCCGGCTCCACGAGGACGGGACGTTCGTCATGGCGAACGCCTGGGACCGCGGGTCGGCCCGGCTCCTGGCCGCATCGGGGTTTCCTGCACTGGCAACCACCAGCGCCGGCTTCGCCTGGACGCTCGGGGCCGAGGATCACCGGGCGACGCGGAACCAGCTGGTCGAGCACGTCGCCGCCCTGGCAGAGGCGACGGAGCTGCCGCTGTCGGTCGACAGCGAGCGGCTGTTCGCCGGCACGCCGGCAGCAGCCGCCGAGACGGTCGGACTGCTGGCCGAGGCCGGTGCGGCAGGGTGCTCGGTGGAGGATTTCGACCCCGACGCCGGCGCGATCGTCGACGCCGGCGCGGCCGTCGAGCTCGTCGCAGCCGCAGCGGAGGCGGCACGCCGAAGCGGCATGGTGCTGACCGCCCGCGCCGAGAACCTGCTGCACGGCATCGACGACCTGGACGACACGATCGGGCGGCTGTGCGCATACCGGGACGCGGGCGCGGACGTCGTGTTCGCGCCAGGGCTGCGAGACGCCGCACAGATCGCGGCGGTGGTCGAGGCGGTGCGGTGCCCGGTCAGCGTGCTGGTCCTGCCGGGCGTCCCGCCGGTGTCGGAGCTCACCGCGCTCGGAGTCCGGCGCGTCTCGACCGGCGGCACGCTCGCGTCGAGGGCATACGCCGCGGGCCTGGCGGCCGCCCGGTCGCTGCTCGCGGACGGCTCCTACCCGCCCGGCGACGCGCTCTCGCCGGCGGACCGCGCCGCGTTCAGCTGA
- a CDS encoding TIGR03667 family PPOX class F420-dependent oxidoreductase produces MAFEIDTSTPFGERAARRLREDLIAWLVTVSPAGAPQPMPVWFLWDGAAGVLVYSRPDKPKLRNIAANPRVALHLEGNGMGGDIVVLAARAAVSDDPPADRVDAYIEKYRQRIEGNGWTAASFAADYAVPVRLELTRLSGH; encoded by the coding sequence GTGGCGTTCGAGATCGACACCTCCACCCCGTTCGGCGAGCGCGCCGCACGGCGGCTTCGGGAGGACCTGATCGCCTGGCTCGTGACCGTCAGCCCCGCGGGCGCGCCGCAGCCCATGCCGGTCTGGTTCCTGTGGGACGGCGCCGCCGGCGTGCTCGTGTACAGCCGCCCGGACAAGCCGAAGCTCCGCAACATCGCCGCGAACCCGCGCGTCGCGCTGCACCTCGAGGGCAACGGGATGGGCGGCGACATCGTCGTGCTCGCGGCCCGCGCGGCGGTCAGCGACGACCCTCCGGCGGACCGCGTCGACGCCTACATCGAGAAGTACCGGCAGCGCATCGAGGGCAACGGCTGGACGGCGGCGTCGTTCGCCGCCGACTACGCGGTGCCCGTGCGGCTCGAGCTGACCCGCCTGAGCGGGCACTGA
- a CDS encoding PfkB family carbohydrate kinase, protein MGIDLAVATPSFLDLTFVGLEALPQLGEERFASDLVRSPGGGAITAVGAARLGLNAVLAAPLGQDVAGDLIMEFLQEDGVTTVERRAPRTPVTVVLPTAGDRAMVTVDPGVRASPSDVTALEPRAVSVNMDLMYVVPPGVDAYVTCGDDDARAYAGRPPAQLAHARALFVSEGEALTLSGASDVETAAAQLGELASTVVVTLGPRGAMALIEGRRVDAPAFDAGPPVDATGAGDLLVAAYIWADQNGAPPEERLRWAVIYAALSITTPTAVGGAVRLERLLEVGAGLGLTAPKGVSTPAS, encoded by the coding sequence ATGGGCATCGACCTGGCAGTCGCGACACCGTCGTTCCTCGACCTCACCTTCGTGGGGCTCGAGGCGCTCCCGCAGCTCGGCGAGGAGCGCTTCGCGAGCGATCTCGTCCGCTCCCCGGGCGGCGGAGCGATCACCGCCGTGGGCGCGGCCCGCCTGGGGCTGAACGCCGTGCTCGCCGCGCCGCTCGGCCAGGACGTGGCCGGCGACCTGATCATGGAGTTCCTGCAGGAGGACGGTGTCACGACGGTCGAGCGCCGCGCGCCGCGCACGCCGGTGACGGTGGTGCTGCCGACCGCGGGAGACCGCGCGATGGTCACCGTCGACCCCGGCGTCCGCGCCAGCCCGTCCGACGTCACGGCGCTCGAGCCGCGCGCGGTCTCGGTGAACATGGACCTGATGTATGTCGTCCCGCCCGGCGTGGACGCGTACGTCACCTGCGGCGATGACGACGCACGCGCGTATGCCGGCCGTCCCCCGGCGCAGCTGGCGCACGCCCGGGCGCTGTTCGTGAGCGAAGGCGAGGCGCTCACGCTGTCCGGCGCTTCGGACGTCGAGACGGCGGCGGCGCAGCTCGGCGAGCTGGCATCGACGGTCGTGGTGACGCTCGGCCCGCGCGGCGCGATGGCGCTGATCGAGGGCCGGCGGGTCGACGCCCCCGCCTTCGACGCCGGGCCCCCCGTCGACGCGACCGGTGCGGGCGACCTGCTGGTCGCGGCCTACATCTGGGCCGACCAGAACGGCGCGCCGCCCGAGGAGCGCCTGCGCTGGGCCGTGATCTACGCCGCGCTCTCGATCACCACGCCGACGGCCGTCGGCGGCGCCGTGCGGCTCGAGCGGCTGCTCGAGGTCGGAGCCGGCCTGGGGCTGACGGCGCCGAAGGGCGTCTCGACGCCGGCGAGCTGA
- a CDS encoding carbohydrate kinase family protein: MREATPPDVVCAGAPYLDITFTGLEALPALGEERLADSVSLTPGGLGNVALGLTRLGLRAALFSPVGDDLPGRVLAELLAAEGIDWIGPPAPATAVSAVMPLAGDRAFVTVAPGRPIDAGGLAALGARAVVIDLPAVESAPSGAAVYAVVGDVDARALAGRPPSALARARTLIVNDAEAALLSGEQEPAAAAAALAHVCPTVVVTLGSRGAVCADEHGVITASAPDVPVVDTNGAGDLFTAAWVWADLDGRPVEERLRLAIAYASMSVGAATTRAGAVTADRLLREAAAGPATMSEEPSDR, translated from the coding sequence GTGCGCGAAGCCACTCCGCCCGATGTCGTCTGTGCCGGCGCCCCGTACCTGGACATCACGTTCACCGGCCTGGAGGCGCTGCCCGCCCTGGGCGAGGAGCGGCTGGCCGACAGCGTTTCGCTGACGCCCGGCGGGCTCGGGAACGTCGCGCTCGGCCTGACGCGGCTGGGCCTCCGCGCCGCGCTGTTCTCGCCGGTCGGTGACGATCTGCCGGGCCGGGTGCTGGCCGAGCTGCTCGCGGCCGAGGGCATCGACTGGATCGGGCCGCCCGCGCCCGCGACGGCGGTCTCGGCTGTCATGCCGCTCGCCGGCGACCGCGCCTTCGTGACCGTCGCGCCCGGCCGGCCGATCGACGCCGGGGGCCTCGCGGCGCTCGGCGCGCGCGCCGTCGTGATCGACCTGCCCGCCGTCGAAAGCGCGCCCTCCGGGGCGGCCGTGTACGCCGTCGTCGGAGACGTGGATGCCCGCGCGCTCGCCGGCCGCCCGCCGTCGGCGCTGGCCCGTGCGCGCACCCTGATCGTGAACGACGCCGAGGCGGCCCTGCTGAGCGGCGAGCAGGAGCCGGCCGCCGCGGCGGCGGCGCTCGCGCACGTCTGCCCGACCGTGGTGGTCACGCTCGGCTCGCGCGGCGCCGTGTGCGCCGACGAGCACGGCGTGATCACCGCCTCCGCGCCGGACGTCCCCGTCGTCGACACGAACGGCGCCGGCGATCTCTTCACCGCCGCATGGGTGTGGGCCGACCTGGACGGCCGCCCGGTGGAGGAGCGGCTCCGCCTCGCGATCGCCTACGCCTCGATGTCGGTCGGCGCCGCCACCACCCGGGCGGGGGCCGTGACGGCCGACCGGCTGCTGCGCGAGGCCGCGGCCGGACCTGCGACCATGTCGGAGGAGCCGTCCGACCGATGA
- a CDS encoding extracellular solute-binding protein — protein MTHARPSITLLALFVIAALTGCGTPGSSAPAASLPAASGGTGFDTTQKVTLTMWDAETSPGPSKAEDELISEFERRYPNVTVHRVVKSFDDYMATIKLAASSGDAPDVFQGNEGYAVDQALIRAHLIRPLDTQAKAYGWDSRFGSAATMAPLRWSQDGSAWGTGTLWGVAQKAEVLGVYYDKDVLDRLGLQPPSTFAEFEHTLAVAKSAGVPPIMVGGLDRWPLGHVFMVLQALYEQPSAIASWVYGRPGASFDTAGTRRAAEVFARWGARGYFEDGFDGVSQQSAAARFAKGDGLYFITGPWENQTFAGQLGDRVGFFPMPGAGGRDAPTTGALSLPFHVSARSKHPDVAAAFIDFLTSPHAAQLMIGHGDLPSADPGGAAGGTGSSLREISQAWTSKAKAGALVPYLDWATATMGDTMFGGLQQLSQGHITPAAFAAAVQRDWETAHS, from the coding sequence ATGACCCACGCCCGTCCCAGCATCACGTTGCTCGCGCTGTTCGTGATCGCGGCGCTCACGGGCTGCGGCACGCCCGGCTCCAGCGCTCCGGCCGCCTCGCTCCCCGCAGCGTCGGGAGGCACGGGCTTCGACACCACGCAGAAGGTGACGCTGACCATGTGGGATGCCGAGACCTCGCCCGGGCCGTCCAAGGCGGAGGACGAGCTGATCTCCGAGTTCGAGCGGCGCTACCCGAACGTCACGGTGCATCGGGTGGTGAAGTCGTTCGACGACTACATGGCAACCATCAAGCTGGCCGCCTCCTCCGGCGATGCGCCCGATGTCTTCCAAGGCAACGAGGGCTACGCCGTCGACCAGGCGCTGATCCGGGCGCACCTGATCCGCCCGCTCGACACGCAGGCGAAGGCCTACGGGTGGGACAGCCGGTTCGGCAGCGCGGCCACGATGGCCCCGCTGCGGTGGTCGCAGGACGGGTCGGCCTGGGGCACGGGGACGCTCTGGGGCGTCGCCCAGAAGGCGGAGGTGCTCGGCGTCTACTACGACAAGGACGTGCTCGACCGCCTCGGGCTGCAGCCGCCGTCGACGTTCGCCGAGTTCGAGCACACGCTCGCGGTGGCGAAGTCGGCCGGCGTCCCGCCGATCATGGTCGGCGGCCTCGACCGCTGGCCGCTCGGTCACGTCTTCATGGTGCTGCAGGCGCTGTACGAGCAGCCCTCCGCGATCGCGAGCTGGGTGTACGGCCGGCCCGGCGCCTCGTTCGACACAGCCGGCACCCGCCGGGCGGCCGAGGTGTTCGCGCGGTGGGGCGCGCGCGGCTACTTCGAGGACGGCTTCGACGGCGTCAGCCAGCAGTCCGCGGCGGCGCGGTTCGCGAAGGGCGACGGCCTCTACTTCATCACCGGCCCGTGGGAGAACCAGACGTTCGCCGGCCAGCTCGGCGACCGCGTCGGGTTCTTTCCGATGCCGGGCGCGGGCGGGCGCGATGCCCCCACGACGGGCGCGCTGTCGCTCCCCTTCCACGTCAGCGCCAGATCGAAGCACCCGGACGTGGCCGCTGCCTTCATCGACTTCCTGACCAGCCCGCACGCGGCGCAGCTGATGATCGGGCATGGCGACCTCCCGAGCGCGGATCCGGGCGGCGCGGCCGGCGGCACCGGTTCGTCGCTGCGCGAGATCTCGCAGGCGTGGACGTCGAAAGCGAAGGCGGGCGCGCTCGTGCCGTACCTCGACTGGGCGACGGCGACGATGGGAGACACCATGTTCGGCGGGCTGCAGCAGCTGAGCCAGGGCCACATCACGCCGGCGGCGTTCGCCGCGGCGGTGCAGCGCGACTGGGAGACCGCCCATTCGTGA
- a CDS encoding sugar ABC transporter permease has product MLPALAVFAVFVLAPMADGAWISLFRWDGVTEGRWVGLGNYRSALSDPAVRTAFEHSLVLIGFYAVLPVVIGLALTALLAHSRVRGAAAVRTLIFLPQVLAAVVIGVSWRWLYDPQGPINQVLGSIGLGSLRHSWLGDFSTALPAVGAIGTWITTGLCLVLFMAGVQRIPPTRYEAARVDGAGPVREFFAVTLPGLRNELAVALALTVIAALRAFDIIYVTTKGGPGDETTVPSLLIYDRAFVTGQVGSAAAIGAIMGGLILTLTVVITRLVEERP; this is encoded by the coding sequence GTGCTGCCCGCGCTGGCGGTGTTCGCCGTGTTCGTCCTCGCTCCGATGGCGGACGGCGCATGGATCTCGCTGTTTCGCTGGGACGGCGTCACGGAGGGCCGGTGGGTCGGCCTCGGGAACTACCGGTCGGCCCTGTCCGACCCGGCGGTGCGGACGGCGTTCGAGCACTCGCTCGTCCTGATCGGGTTCTACGCCGTCCTGCCGGTTGTGATCGGCCTCGCCCTGACGGCGCTGCTCGCGCACTCGCGCGTGCGTGGGGCTGCCGCGGTGCGGACGCTGATCTTCCTGCCCCAGGTGCTGGCCGCGGTCGTCATCGGCGTCTCGTGGCGGTGGCTCTACGACCCGCAGGGCCCGATCAACCAGGTGCTCGGCTCGATCGGGCTGGGGTCGCTTCGCCACTCCTGGCTGGGCGACTTCTCCACCGCGCTGCCGGCCGTCGGTGCGATCGGCACCTGGATCACCACCGGGCTCTGCCTCGTGCTGTTCATGGCCGGCGTCCAGCGGATCCCGCCGACGCGCTACGAGGCGGCGCGCGTCGACGGGGCGGGGCCGGTGCGCGAGTTCTTCGCCGTCACGCTCCCCGGGCTGCGCAACGAGCTGGCCGTCGCGCTCGCGCTGACGGTGATCGCCGCGCTGCGCGCGTTCGACATCATCTACGTCACCACGAAGGGCGGGCCGGGAGACGAGACGACCGTGCCCTCGTTGCTGATCTACGACCGCGCGTTCGTCACGGGCCAGGTCGGCTCGGCCGCCGCCATCGGCGCGATCATGGGCGGCCTGATCCTGACGCTGACGGTCGTCATCACGCGCCTGGTGGAGGAGCGCCCGTGA
- a CDS encoding carbohydrate ABC transporter permease yields MTTGAGERALTYAVLAVFTLLAVAPLAAILLAAMHPSGALMSGVELPQSLSLSTFRTAWDEGGFGRLMASSTLVAVSVVGLTTLLCIPAGYAFGTMRFPGATPLFYLMLAGMVVPFESLIVPLYYTFRDAGMTNSYLGLILPQTGLSISFGTFWMRAFFRSLPVELADAARVDGASSWRILWRVLVPIGRPAILTMVVLVFMWTWNEFLLTLVMISDQTHRTAPLGLSAFQSRYGVDVPGVSAAAVLVALPVVVLYVLLQRQFLRGMLAGSIRG; encoded by the coding sequence GTGACCACGGGCGCCGGCGAGCGGGCGCTCACCTACGCCGTGCTCGCGGTGTTCACGCTGCTGGCGGTGGCGCCGCTGGCGGCGATCCTGCTCGCCGCCATGCACCCGTCCGGCGCGCTCATGTCCGGCGTGGAGCTGCCGCAGTCGCTCAGCCTGTCGACGTTCCGCACGGCGTGGGACGAGGGCGGCTTCGGGCGGCTGATGGCATCGAGCACGCTGGTGGCCGTGTCCGTGGTTGGCCTGACGACGCTGCTCTGCATCCCCGCCGGCTACGCGTTCGGGACGATGCGGTTCCCGGGCGCCACGCCGCTCTTCTACCTGATGCTCGCGGGGATGGTCGTGCCGTTCGAGTCGCTGATCGTCCCGCTCTACTACACCTTTCGCGACGCCGGCATGACCAACTCCTACCTGGGTCTGATCCTCCCGCAGACGGGCCTCTCCATCTCGTTCGGGACGTTCTGGATGCGCGCGTTCTTCCGGTCGCTGCCGGTCGAGCTGGCCGACGCGGCGCGGGTCGACGGGGCGTCGTCGTGGCGCATCCTGTGGCGGGTGCTCGTGCCGATAGGCCGCCCGGCGATCCTGACGATGGTCGTGCTGGTGTTCATGTGGACCTGGAACGAGTTCCTGCTCACGCTCGTGATGATCTCCGACCAGACGCATCGCACCGCGCCGCTCGGGCTGTCCGCGTTCCAGAGCCGCTACGGGGTCGACGTGCCGGGAGTGTCGGCCGCGGCCGTCCTCGTCGCGCTCCCCGTCGTCGTCCTCTACGTGCTGCTGCAGCGCCAGTTCCTGCGCGGCATGCTGGCCGGCTCGATCAGGGGCTGA
- a CDS encoding ABC transporter ATP-binding protein — protein MAFHDVVKRFGSVTAVDGLTLEIADGELVVLVGPSGCGKTTVLRVLAGLEAVTAGRIEIGGREVQGLPPRQRDVAMVFQDYALYPQMTVYRNLAFGLESRRVPRAQVREQVEEAARRLGLDGLLDRKPRELSGGQRQRVALGRALVRKPQAFLMDEPLSNLDARLRVDMRAEISALQRETGVTTVFVTHDQVEAMTMGDRVAVMRDGVLEQVGAPGHVYGEPANVFVAGFIGSPAMSFGEFAAESQGDRFRLRHGPVELDVAASRLPDAVTVGVRPEHVRPWRPDAGMAGPFDGVVESVEALGRETFVGVRAADDLHVTVRLEGTTRHELGERLRFGIERGAAHAFDARTGAAIAHAI, from the coding sequence ATCGCGTTCCACGACGTCGTCAAGCGCTTCGGCTCGGTCACCGCGGTCGACGGGCTGACGCTCGAGATCGCCGACGGCGAGCTCGTGGTGCTGGTCGGGCCGTCGGGCTGCGGCAAGACCACCGTGCTGCGCGTGCTCGCCGGCCTGGAGGCGGTTACGGCCGGTCGGATCGAGATCGGCGGGCGCGAGGTGCAGGGGCTGCCGCCCCGCCAGCGCGACGTCGCAATGGTGTTCCAGGACTACGCCCTCTACCCTCAGATGACGGTCTACCGCAACCTCGCCTTCGGCCTCGAGTCGCGGCGGGTGCCGCGGGCGCAGGTGCGCGAGCAGGTCGAGGAGGCGGCCCGCAGGCTGGGGCTCGACGGGCTGCTCGACCGCAAGCCGCGCGAGCTGTCGGGCGGGCAGCGCCAGCGGGTCGCGCTCGGCCGGGCGCTCGTCCGCAAGCCGCAGGCCTTTCTGATGGACGAGCCGCTGTCGAACCTGGATGCGCGGCTGCGCGTCGACATGCGGGCCGAGATCTCGGCGCTGCAGCGCGAGACCGGGGTGACCACGGTGTTCGTCACCCACGACCAGGTCGAGGCCATGACGATGGGTGACCGCGTGGCCGTCATGCGCGACGGGGTGCTCGAGCAGGTGGGCGCGCCGGGGCACGTGTATGGCGAGCCCGCCAACGTGTTCGTCGCCGGGTTCATCGGCAGCCCGGCGATGTCGTTTGGGGAGTTCGCCGCCGAATCGCAGGGCGACCGCTTCCGGCTGCGCCACGGACCGGTCGAGCTGGACGTCGCGGCGTCGCGCCTTCCGGACGCCGTCACGGTCGGCGTGCGGCCCGAGCACGTCCGGCCGTGGCGGCCCGACGCCGGCATGGCGGGCCCGTTCGATGGGGTCGTCGAATCGGTTGAGGCGCTGGGCCGCGAGACGTTCGTGGGCGTCCGCGCCGCGGACGACCTGCACGTGACCGTCCGCCTGGAGGGCACCACGCGGCACGAGCTCGGCGAGCGGCTCCGCTTCGGTATCGAGCGCGGAGCGGCTCACGCGTTCGACGCGCGTACGGGCGCGGCGATCGCGCACGCGATCTGA
- a CDS encoding C40 family peptidase, producing the protein MKRSAAIILGAACLLPAPPALAAGAGVAHGAGPATPLRITVGEAAVRFAKRFRGTPYVWAGTTPRGFDCSGFTRFVYAHFGFRLPHSSYAQWSLGRHVARRADLRPGDLVFFGLGHVGIWVGAGRFIHAPHTGDVVSVQRLASGWYASSYSGAVRLSGTQRPLRPAHRGRRRGPTDVLSFAR; encoded by the coding sequence GTGAAACGGTCTGCCGCCATCATTCTTGGTGCCGCCTGCCTGCTTCCGGCACCGCCCGCCCTTGCCGCCGGCGCCGGGGTGGCGCACGGCGCGGGGCCCGCGACGCCGCTCAGGATCACCGTCGGCGAGGCGGCCGTGCGGTTCGCGAAGCGCTTCCGCGGCACGCCGTACGTGTGGGCGGGCACGACGCCGCGGGGGTTCGACTGCTCCGGCTTCACCCGGTTCGTGTACGCGCACTTCGGCTTCCGGCTGCCGCACTCGAGCTATGCGCAGTGGTCGCTGGGGCGGCACGTCGCGCGGCGAGCCGATCTGCGGCCGGGTGACCTCGTCTTCTTCGGGCTCGGCCACGTCGGCATCTGGGTCGGGGCCGGCAGGTTCATCCACGCGCCGCACACCGGCGACGTCGTGTCGGTGCAGCGGCTTGCGAGCGGCTGGTACGCCTCCTCCTACAGCGGTGCGGTCAGGCTGTCGGGCACGCAGCGGCCGCTCCGGCCCGCGCATCGGGGCCGCCGCCGCGGCCCCACCGACGTGCTGTCGTTCGCCCGCTGA
- a CDS encoding stage II sporulation protein M, with translation MALTGQPSRSWSSRRAPLWDELAGLLKESAGRRGHMNADRLDLLVLRYQQAASDLAYLRTHEPASPLIPRLNDLVARGHAAVYRPRRRLSARAAGRFLSSEYPRLVWEIRRYAYAAAVIQLVLTVAGYAWAQHDPVDAASFLPASMRGVAGFHHHPVPGALMAPSAAGIFTNNIFVSLLDVGGGLTLGVLTLYSLYLNSLLLGVLSGLANRPSASAEYWSLIVPHGVIELTSFTICAGAGLALAAAVVRAGPLPRAVMIRRAGTRAALIAAGTMPLLIVAGTIEGFVTPSGLPVAVKLAVAPATGLVLAAYLRRGRPVTSV, from the coding sequence ATGGCCCTCACCGGACAGCCCAGCCGCTCGTGGTCGAGCCGCCGTGCCCCGCTCTGGGACGAGCTGGCCGGTCTGCTCAAGGAATCGGCTGGACGCCGGGGGCACATGAATGCGGATCGCCTCGACCTGCTCGTCCTACGCTACCAACAGGCCGCGTCGGATCTGGCGTATCTGCGGACGCACGAGCCCGCCTCGCCGCTGATCCCGCGGCTGAACGACCTCGTCGCCCGGGGGCACGCGGCCGTCTACCGTCCGCGCCGCCGGCTCTCGGCGCGCGCCGCCGGCCGGTTCCTCTCGTCCGAGTACCCGCGCCTGGTCTGGGAGATCCGGCGGTACGCCTACGCCGCTGCGGTCATCCAGCTGGTGCTGACGGTCGCCGGCTACGCGTGGGCGCAGCACGACCCGGTCGATGCGGCCAGCTTCCTGCCGGCGTCGATGCGCGGGGTGGCCGGGTTCCACCACCACCCGGTGCCGGGGGCGCTGATGGCCCCGAGCGCGGCCGGCATCTTCACGAACAACATCTTCGTCTCGCTGCTCGACGTCGGCGGCGGACTGACGCTGGGCGTGCTGACGCTGTACAGCCTCTACCTGAACTCGCTGCTGCTGGGCGTCCTGTCCGGCCTCGCCAACCGCCCGAGCGCCAGCGCGGAGTACTGGTCGCTGATCGTGCCACACGGCGTGATCGAGCTGACATCGTTCACGATCTGCGCCGGGGCTGGGCTCGCGCTGGCGGCGGCCGTGGTGCGTGCCGGGCCGCTGCCGCGCGCCGTGATGATCCGCCGGGCGGGGACGCGGGCGGCGCTGATCGCGGCCGGCACGATGCCGCTGCTGATCGTCGCGGGCACGATCGAGGGGTTCGTGACGCCCTCCGGGCTGCCGGTCGCGGTCAAGCTGGCCGTCGCGCCGGCGACCGGGCTGGTGCTCGCGGCCTACCTGCGCCGCGGCAGGCCGGTCACGAGCGTCTGA